From the Cohnella herbarum genome, one window contains:
- a CDS encoding SulP family inorganic anion transporter: MVERIKREWFSNIRGDILAGIVVALALIPEAIAFSIIAGVDPMVGLYASFCIAVIIAFVGGRPGMISAATGAMALLMVPLVKDYGLQYLLAATILTGIIQLIFGLFKIAKLMKFIPRAVMIGFVNALAILIFMAQVPHFVGISTLTYVFVAITLIIVYVLPRFFKAIPAPLIAIIILTSVAIWGHLDLGTVGDLGRITQTLPSFFIPDIPFNFETLQIIFPYSVALAIVGLLESLLTSSIVDDMTGTESNKNRESRGQGIANIITGFFGGMAGCAMIGQSVINVKSGGRGRLSTLVAGLFLIFLILVLGGLVVQIPMPVLVGIMIMVSIGTFDWTSFSYLRKAPKTDALVMLTTVIIVVATHDLSKGVIAGVILSAIFFVAKISKLEVRRRQTSKEIIFDVTGQLFFASVEGFIKAFDFNIADDINIVIDFSHAHIWDDSGVGAVDKVVIKYRENNNHVTIKGLNASSKKIIDKLAVYQDANAQLKAH; this comes from the coding sequence GTGGTTGAAAGAATAAAAAGAGAGTGGTTTTCAAACATAAGGGGCGACATACTTGCTGGAATTGTTGTCGCTTTGGCTCTCATTCCAGAAGCGATTGCCTTTTCCATTATTGCCGGTGTCGATCCTATGGTTGGTTTATATGCCTCTTTTTGTATCGCAGTCATTATAGCCTTTGTAGGCGGTCGTCCAGGTATGATTTCCGCCGCTACTGGCGCGATGGCTTTGCTGATGGTACCTCTAGTTAAAGATTACGGATTACAATATTTATTAGCCGCCACTATACTCACCGGGATCATACAACTTATTTTTGGATTATTCAAGATTGCAAAGCTAATGAAATTTATTCCTAGAGCCGTCATGATCGGTTTTGTTAACGCACTCGCAATCCTGATATTTATGGCGCAGGTCCCTCATTTTGTTGGCATATCAACTCTGACTTATGTGTTTGTTGCTATTACTTTGATTATTGTATATGTATTGCCTCGTTTTTTCAAAGCCATACCAGCCCCATTAATCGCTATTATCATCCTTACATCGGTTGCCATCTGGGGACATTTAGATTTAGGAACGGTTGGGGATTTAGGAAGAATCACTCAAACCCTGCCTTCTTTCTTTATCCCGGACATTCCATTTAATTTTGAAACACTTCAAATCATCTTTCCTTACTCTGTCGCTTTAGCCATTGTCGGATTACTGGAATCGTTGCTTACATCCTCTATCGTTGATGATATGACAGGAACAGAAAGCAACAAGAACAGAGAATCCAGAGGACAGGGTATCGCAAATATTATTACAGGTTTCTTTGGCGGTATGGCTGGATGTGCCATGATCGGTCAATCTGTAATCAACGTCAAATCAGGGGGCCGCGGCAGGTTGTCCACGTTAGTTGCAGGTCTGTTCTTAATATTTCTGATTCTTGTATTAGGCGGATTGGTTGTACAAATACCGATGCCTGTTTTGGTTGGGATTATGATTATGGTATCGATTGGCACATTTGATTGGACATCATTTTCGTATCTGCGTAAAGCTCCAAAGACGGATGCTCTTGTAATGTTGACTACGGTCATTATCGTTGTGGCGACTCATGACCTCTCCAAAGGCGTTATAGCCGGTGTTATTCTTAGCGCTATCTTCTTTGTGGCCAAAATTTCAAAACTAGAGGTTAGAAGACGGCAGACCAGCAAAGAAATCATATTTGATGTAACGGGTCAATTGTTCTTTGCCTCTGTGGAAGGCTTCATAAAAGCCTTTGACTTTAATATCGCTGATGATATAAATATTGTGATTGATTTCTCTCATGCACACATTTGGGACGACTCTGGCGTAGGCGCAGTAGATAAAGTAGTCATCAAATATCGTGAAAACAATAATCATGTCACAATTAAAGGACTAAATGCATCTAGCAAAAAAATTATAGATAAGTTAGCCGTATACCAAGATGCAAATGCTCAATTAAAAGCACACTAA
- a CDS encoding universal stress protein, with protein sequence MYQRILLAADGSKNSIRAAQEAAKIASLIPDSTVEILFVADLSKIKSEVLHSQNHEEIELKRHQKLLPIAEQLSAKNVNHETKIITGDPGPAIVEYANNEKVDLVIIGSRGLNALQEFVLGSVSHKVVKRVLCPVIVVK encoded by the coding sequence ATGTATCAACGTATTTTACTCGCTGCTGATGGGTCAAAAAACTCGATTCGGGCAGCCCAGGAGGCTGCGAAAATTGCATCCTTGATTCCAGATTCCACCGTTGAAATCCTATTTGTGGCGGACTTATCCAAAATTAAAAGTGAAGTCTTGCATTCTCAAAATCATGAGGAAATAGAGTTGAAACGACATCAAAAGTTGCTTCCTATTGCAGAACAACTTTCTGCTAAAAATGTCAATCATGAAACAAAGATTATTACTGGCGATCCTGGTCCAGCTATTGTGGAATATGCAAACAATGAGAAAGTGGACTTGGTCATTATTGGAAGCCGCGGGCTAAATGCCTTACAGGAATTTGTCTTGGGCAGCGTAAGTCATAAAGTGGTTAAGAGAGTACTGTGTCCAGTTATTGTTGTAAAATAA
- a CDS encoding MFS transporter has translation MKSRTTILISIVLALFVASMDTTIMNTTMPIIAKSLGGFEFFAWPFASYMIASTVLAPVAGRLSDLFGRKRVFAFGIILFLIGSILCGVSQTMVQLVIFRGIQGIGAGFMMPFPAIIAGDLFSIQQRGKIQALGTSMWGLSAVIAPLLGAFFVEYMTWRWIFFINIPICILALLTLLPYKEEYTPKKARIDYIGALLFTIGVSVLLLATVVDSNQILYVSVGAIFIIAFYFFEKKQASPLVPLSIVKDKTIRWMNINGFLGWAALFGTASYIPLFLQDITKLSVFQSGIALLGTALGWLSASVPAGKWILKFGYRRLFIIGSILLATSGVFLAFLHDGNGFWYVFFVLMIQGFAFGLLSTTGVIGAQQLVEPHEKGISTSFMMFARNIGTAIGVTIMGAILTRSEDFMSGIHHIFLYGLIGSMIALLTTFFIKDRTADTVPEGKI, from the coding sequence TTGAAAAGCAGAACAACAATATTGATAAGTATTGTACTCGCCCTATTCGTAGCATCAATGGATACCACGATTATGAATACAACAATGCCAATCATAGCAAAGAGTCTTGGCGGGTTTGAATTTTTTGCTTGGCCGTTTGCCTCTTATATGATCGCAAGCACCGTGCTCGCTCCAGTTGCAGGCCGATTATCAGACTTGTTCGGCCGGAAACGAGTCTTTGCTTTTGGAATTATTTTATTTTTAATCGGTTCTATACTGTGCGGTGTGTCGCAAACGATGGTACAGCTTGTTATTTTCCGTGGAATTCAAGGTATCGGTGCTGGCTTCATGATGCCTTTTCCAGCTATTATTGCAGGCGATCTATTTTCCATTCAACAGCGCGGAAAAATTCAAGCCTTGGGGACGTCAATGTGGGGACTGTCTGCAGTCATCGCACCGCTATTAGGCGCATTTTTCGTGGAGTATATGACATGGAGATGGATTTTCTTTATAAATATCCCGATTTGCATTCTAGCGTTGCTCACTTTATTACCATATAAAGAGGAGTATACTCCCAAAAAAGCACGTATCGATTATATCGGCGCACTTTTGTTTACGATTGGAGTCAGTGTGTTGCTTCTGGCAACTGTCGTAGATAGCAATCAAATCCTCTATGTCAGTGTTGGCGCAATATTCATTATCGCCTTTTACTTCTTTGAAAAAAAGCAAGCATCACCACTCGTTCCCCTTTCCATTGTTAAAGATAAAACGATTCGCTGGATGAACATTAACGGTTTCCTTGGTTGGGCGGCCTTATTTGGAACCGCAAGCTATATCCCGTTGTTTCTACAGGACATAACCAAACTCTCCGTTTTCCAAAGTGGCATCGCATTACTAGGAACTGCCCTTGGTTGGCTTTCTGCATCTGTTCCGGCGGGAAAGTGGATTTTGAAATTTGGCTATCGCCGTCTGTTTATTATTGGAAGTATTCTGCTCGCTACTTCCGGAGTCTTCCTCGCTTTTTTGCACGATGGAAATGGATTTTGGTATGTATTTTTTGTTTTGATGATTCAAGGTTTCGCTTTCGGTTTATTATCGACAACAGGCGTTATCGGCGCCCAGCAGCTTGTTGAACCGCATGAAAAAGGAATTTCAACTTCATTTATGATGTTTGCTCGTAACATAGGAACAGCAATAGGCGTAACGATCATGGGGGCAATTCTGACGAGATCAGAAGATTTTATGAGCGGAATCCATCACATATTTTTGTACGGATTGATCGGAAGTATGATTGCCCTACTTACTACATTTTTTATCAAAGATCGTACCGCGGACACTGTACCCGAAGGAAAGATATAA
- a CDS encoding ArsR/SmtB family transcription factor, which yields MQLALQQYRVDVFKVMAHPLRLQILELLCEGPKGVNELQTRLQSQGSAVSQHLGILKAKHLVIGMKVGTRVVYSVQDPLICDLLFMTKNMFNNQLMSVIDILDIRTH from the coding sequence ATGCAACTTGCACTTCAGCAGTACAGAGTAGATGTTTTTAAGGTCATGGCTCATCCGCTGCGATTGCAGATTTTGGAGTTATTATGTGAAGGACCGAAAGGTGTCAATGAGCTTCAAACGCGTTTACAAAGTCAAGGTTCTGCGGTTTCCCAACATTTAGGTATTTTAAAAGCGAAGCATCTCGTAATAGGAATGAAGGTTGGAACTCGCGTCGTCTATTCGGTGCAAGATCCTCTTATATGTGATCTGCTCTTCATGACCAAAAACATGTTTAACAACCAATTAATGAGCGTGATTGACATACTTGATATCAGGACTCATTGA
- a CDS encoding SulP family inorganic anion transporter — MKWMGRFEGYHAAAFRKDLISGLIVGIIAIPLGMAFAIAAGVKPEYGIYTTIVAGICISLFGGSKFQIGGPTGAFIPILFAIVMEYGYENLLLAGFLAGIILVLMGLFKLGALIKFIPRPVTIGFTAGIAVIIFSGQIANFLGLSGIEKHENFLPNMKEIVMHLTTTNLYSVITAVVCLAVILLTPKFLPKVPGSLVGLVVSTIVATVFFKGEVATIGSSFGAIPSTLPHFHFPDLTWDRIENLIRPAFIIAMLGGIESLLSAVVADGMTGSRHNSNRELIGQGVANMVTPLFGGIPATGAIARTATNIKNGAVSPLSGIIHGIVVLLVLILFAPYASEIPLASMAPILMLVAWNMSERKEFAHVLKTKTSDSVVLLITFLLTVFTNLTTAVEVGLILAVILFVKRMSDGLLVSKVLPDPTAKHEKVKAHMVTEGHDCPQIGIYTIEGPLFFGAANMFEKSIMDTIHLRPKVLLLRMGKVPFMDTTGESNLSSLVKHFEKFGGIILVSGIQAQPLDVLKRTGLYTLIGAEHFFGHTGEALNFALLQLDLNKCLGCKHFAFRECAALSNKESQKEVITSLKPDPSRT, encoded by the coding sequence ATGAAATGGATGGGAAGATTTGAAGGATACCATGCAGCCGCATTCCGCAAGGATCTCATTTCAGGCCTCATTGTTGGCATTATCGCCATTCCATTAGGGATGGCGTTTGCTATTGCGGCTGGTGTAAAACCGGAATATGGCATTTATACCACCATCGTTGCCGGTATCTGTATTTCCTTGTTCGGAGGTTCTAAATTTCAAATTGGCGGACCGACCGGTGCATTTATTCCGATCCTTTTCGCAATTGTCATGGAATATGGATACGAAAATTTATTGCTTGCGGGATTTTTGGCGGGAATTATTCTCGTTCTCATGGGGCTATTTAAACTCGGTGCATTGATAAAATTTATTCCTCGCCCTGTAACCATCGGATTTACCGCTGGAATTGCCGTCATAATCTTCAGCGGACAAATTGCCAACTTTTTAGGTTTGAGCGGTATCGAGAAGCATGAGAATTTTCTACCAAATATGAAGGAAATTGTAATGCATCTCACAACTACAAATCTCTACAGTGTTATCACAGCGGTGGTTTGCTTGGCTGTCATCCTCCTAACGCCGAAGTTTCTACCGAAGGTCCCTGGTTCCTTGGTAGGGCTCGTCGTATCCACTATAGTGGCGACCGTATTCTTTAAAGGGGAAGTTGCAACGATTGGATCGTCATTTGGAGCTATTCCAAGCACCCTACCCCATTTTCATTTCCCTGATCTAACCTGGGATCGCATTGAAAACTTGATTCGCCCCGCCTTTATTATTGCCATGTTGGGCGGCATCGAATCTTTATTATCGGCGGTTGTTGCCGACGGCATGACCGGCAGTCGTCATAACAGCAATCGTGAGCTGATTGGGCAAGGTGTCGCCAATATGGTAACCCCTCTCTTTGGAGGCATTCCAGCGACAGGAGCCATTGCACGAACAGCAACCAATATCAAAAACGGTGCGGTCTCACCTCTGTCGGGTATTATACATGGCATTGTTGTATTGCTGGTGCTCATTTTGTTTGCACCTTATGCATCGGAGATCCCACTTGCTAGTATGGCACCGATTCTGATGCTGGTTGCTTGGAACATGAGCGAACGAAAAGAATTCGCTCACGTCTTAAAAACCAAAACGAGCGATTCCGTTGTCCTTCTCATTACCTTTTTGCTTACGGTCTTTACAAATTTAACGACTGCCGTTGAAGTCGGATTAATCTTGGCCGTAATTCTGTTTGTGAAACGAATGAGTGATGGCTTACTGGTTTCCAAGGTATTGCCTGACCCAACAGCTAAACATGAAAAAGTGAAAGCCCACATGGTAACCGAAGGCCACGATTGTCCACAAATCGGGATCTATACCATCGAAGGCCCTCTCTTTTTCGGCGCCGCGAACATGTTTGAAAAGTCCATTATGGATACGATTCATCTTAGGCCGAAAGTATTGCTGCTGCGCATGGGAAAAGTACCTTTTATGGATACGACAGGTGAATCGAATCTGTCCAGTTTGGTGAAACATTTCGAGAAGTTTGGCGGGATTATTCTTGTATCCGGAATTCAAGCTCAGCCTTTGGATGTATTGAAGAGAACAGGGTTGTATACGCTGATTGGGGCTGAACATTTTTTTGGACATACCGGTGAGGCACTTAACTTCGCGCTATTGCAACTGGATTTGAATAAATGTCTAGGTTGTAAACATTTCGCTTTCCGTGAATGCGCGGCGTTATCAAACAAGGAGTCTCAAAAAGAAGTAATCACCAGCTTGAAGCCAGATCCATCAAGGACCTAA
- a CDS encoding ArsR/SmtB family transcription factor, with the protein MNQNIQQFKADFFKALAHPMRIRILEVLSEGDKNVNEIQSILGSEGSAVSQQLAVLRNKNVVTGLKDGTSVIYSLRDPLIKDLLAVTKQIFDNHLVDAISLLEVIRNES; encoded by the coding sequence ATGAATCAAAATATCCAACAGTTTAAAGCCGATTTTTTTAAGGCGCTGGCGCATCCCATGCGGATTCGTATCCTGGAGGTTCTGAGTGAAGGAGATAAAAACGTAAATGAGATACAGAGTATTTTAGGATCAGAAGGTTCAGCCGTTTCTCAGCAGTTGGCAGTATTGCGAAATAAAAATGTGGTGACGGGCTTAAAAGATGGTACTTCTGTCATTTATTCGTTACGTGACCCGTTGATTAAAGACCTGCTCGCAGTCACAAAGCAGATCTTCGATAATCATCTCGTTGATGCCATTTCATTACTTGAGGTCATTCGAAATGAATCTTAA
- a CDS encoding ketoacyl-ACP synthase III, translating to MVFHSRITAIGTYVPQRKLTNDDLEKMVDTSHEWIVQRTGIHERRIAERDEFTSDLCISAVRNLVSRYNKTIEDVDFIIVCTTTPDFPFPTVSCLIEAHFQIQNAGAIDISAACAGFTYGLIMAHGLIASGLHRKVLVIAGETLSKITDYSDRTTCVLFGDAAGAVLVERDDQFEGFVSHHVGSDGTGGVHIYRTGLANRLGEQKLCDNNCIVQNGREVFRWVMRTIPNSIHQLMNKSSQTINDVDWFIPHSANLRLIEPLCEKLEFPIERTLHSLTHFGNTSSSTIPLSLDLGIRSGKIRAGDKALLYGFGAGLVHAGVLVRLQLDPVVNEPLPL from the coding sequence TTGGTGTTTCATTCGCGTATTACAGCCATTGGAACGTATGTACCCCAACGAAAACTGACAAATGATGATTTGGAAAAGATGGTGGATACCAGTCATGAATGGATCGTACAGCGGACAGGCATTCATGAACGACGTATTGCTGAGCGAGACGAATTTACCAGCGATCTCTGTATAAGTGCAGTCAGGAATCTCGTCTCTCGGTATAACAAGACAATCGAGGATGTGGATTTTATTATTGTTTGCACCACTACACCAGATTTTCCTTTTCCTACAGTATCCTGCTTAATTGAAGCCCATTTTCAAATTCAAAACGCTGGTGCGATTGATATTAGTGCCGCTTGTGCTGGATTTACTTATGGACTTATCATGGCTCATGGCTTGATTGCTTCTGGATTGCATAGGAAGGTTCTGGTCATTGCCGGTGAAACGCTGTCCAAAATTACAGATTATTCGGATCGTACAACCTGCGTCTTGTTTGGCGATGCCGCCGGTGCCGTTCTCGTGGAAAGAGATGACCAGTTTGAGGGATTCGTCAGTCATCATGTTGGCTCCGATGGCACAGGTGGGGTCCATATTTATCGGACAGGGCTTGCCAATAGACTCGGCGAGCAAAAGTTGTGCGACAACAATTGCATTGTCCAAAACGGAAGGGAAGTATTCCGTTGGGTGATGCGAACAATACCCAATTCGATTCATCAATTGATGAACAAAAGCAGTCAGACAATAAACGATGTGGACTGGTTTATTCCCCATAGCGCGAATTTGCGACTGATTGAGCCGCTTTGTGAGAAACTGGAGTTCCCTATAGAACGTACGTTGCATAGTCTAACTCACTTCGGTAATACATCGTCTTCAACGATCCCCCTTTCACTCGATTTAGGGATTCGGAGTGGGAAAATCCGTGCGGGAGATAAAGCCTTACTGTATGGGTTTGGGGCTGGGCTCGTGCATGCGGGCGTCCTCGTAAGGTTACAGCTTGATCCTGTCGTTAACGAACCTCTTCCATTATAA
- a CDS encoding carbonic anhydrase, with product MSLKKSRSLLCLVVWMCLLSSTGCRSLNQPAFSEKIKQEMNPVQAIRLLEEGNQRFVTGHLAEKHVIRNRRQLISEQKPVAVIISCSDSRVAPEIVFDQSLGDLFVIRVAGNIVNDDVIGSVQYAVDHLHVPIVLVLGHENCGAVIEALQRRRHPAYLQSIVNKIEPAAEKAISAGISEKDIIDRAVIENVKMVEDELLEYPAFRSHSGCRDHLDRRWVRQISG from the coding sequence GTGTCATTAAAGAAGTCCCGCAGCCTGCTCTGTTTGGTTGTATGGATGTGTTTGCTGTCCAGCACAGGATGTCGTTCATTGAACCAGCCTGCTTTCAGCGAAAAGATAAAGCAGGAAATGAATCCTGTGCAAGCGATTCGTCTGTTGGAAGAAGGAAATCAACGATTTGTTACGGGGCATTTAGCAGAAAAACATGTCATTCGAAATCGGAGGCAGCTTATCTCCGAACAAAAACCGGTCGCTGTCATCATAAGCTGCTCCGATTCACGAGTAGCACCGGAAATTGTGTTCGATCAATCACTGGGGGATCTCTTTGTGATTCGCGTTGCTGGAAATATCGTGAATGATGATGTCATAGGAAGTGTCCAATATGCAGTGGATCATTTACACGTTCCGATTGTGTTAGTTTTAGGGCATGAGAACTGCGGCGCGGTTATTGAGGCATTACAAAGAAGGAGGCATCCAGCTTATTTACAATCCATTGTTAATAAGATTGAACCGGCTGCTGAAAAGGCGATATCCGCTGGCATATCCGAAAAAGACATAATTGACCGGGCTGTAATTGAAAATGTCAAAATGGTTGAGGATGAACTACTTGAATACCCGGCATTCAGGTCTCATTCTGGCTGTCGCGACCATTTGGATCGGAGATGGGTCCGCCAAATTTCTGGCTAA
- a CDS encoding cytochrome ubiquinol oxidase subunit I, with protein MNTRHSGLILAVATIWIGDGSAKFLAKVQPEKLAAAEWHFETGNRVSLIVGGHLNPDTLEVTGAIEIPWGLSFLATGDPNGTVVGLNDFPRSEWPPLYVHYLFDSMVGIGFYLLAIPVLFLTINKIKRWNAYNRWLLTGIVAGGPLSLLAIELGWFYAEVGRQPWIIRGYMKVSDAVTTNPNVGVTFWLFAALYALLGVICLFVLGRLFRNKPAEMELEERRIIL; from the coding sequence TTGAATACCCGGCATTCAGGTCTCATTCTGGCTGTCGCGACCATTTGGATCGGAGATGGGTCCGCCAAATTTCTGGCTAAGGTACAGCCCGAAAAGTTGGCTGCCGCTGAATGGCATTTCGAAACCGGAAATCGGGTTTCTTTGATTGTAGGAGGTCATTTGAACCCGGACACGTTGGAAGTAACCGGTGCAATTGAAATCCCATGGGGGCTCAGCTTTCTCGCCACAGGCGATCCGAATGGAACCGTAGTGGGGTTGAACGATTTTCCAAGATCGGAATGGCCGCCGCTATATGTCCATTATTTGTTCGATTCGATGGTCGGCATCGGCTTTTATTTACTTGCTATTCCTGTTCTGTTCCTGACTATCAACAAAATAAAGCGCTGGAATGCCTATAATCGATGGCTCCTGACCGGGATTGTTGCAGGAGGGCCATTATCCCTTCTTGCCATTGAACTGGGATGGTTTTATGCCGAGGTGGGAAGACAACCCTGGATTATCAGAGGATATATGAAAGTTTCAGATGCGGTCACAACAAATCCCAACGTTGGTGTTACGTTTTGGCTTTTTGCCGCACTGTATGCGCTTCTCGGCGTCATTTGCTTATTCGTCCTTGGTCGATTGTTCCGAAACAAGCCTGCGGAAATGGAACTAGAGGAAAGGCGTATTATTTTGTAG
- a CDS encoding cytochrome d ubiquinol oxidase subunit II has product MSLEQLGITVLWVFLYGYLIVASIDFGAGFYAYYGRVIGIESVIGPLISRYLSPVWEVTNVFLVFFFVGIVGFFPDTAYYYGTALLIPGSIALILLAVRGSFYAFTNYGARKNNLYLLAYGSTGLLIPAALSTVFTISEGGFLSFEGHSVHLLMEELFFSTYSWAVVLLAISSVLFISSSFLTYYAARAEDRKALEWLRRFALWGGIPTIISSLFTFMALRNHNRDHFLNTLDVWWMFGLSFICFAIAVWFIWRRHRYGWAFILVMAQFAFAFFGYGQSHLPYLLYPILTLTGGVTNPVMGRALVAAFTAGLLLLIPALILLLRLFLFNADYVKGKIR; this is encoded by the coding sequence ATGTCGTTGGAGCAGCTTGGAATTACGGTGCTTTGGGTGTTTTTGTACGGGTATTTGATCGTTGCTTCGATTGATTTCGGCGCTGGTTTTTATGCTTATTACGGCAGAGTCATCGGAATCGAGTCCGTTATTGGGCCGCTGATTTCCCGATATTTGTCTCCCGTCTGGGAAGTAACGAATGTGTTTCTGGTCTTTTTCTTCGTAGGTATTGTCGGTTTTTTTCCGGACACTGCTTACTACTATGGTACCGCTTTGTTAATCCCCGGAAGTATTGCGCTAATCTTGCTTGCGGTCCGAGGATCCTTCTACGCATTTACGAATTACGGGGCAAGAAAAAACAATCTTTACTTACTTGCTTACGGATCCACGGGATTACTGATTCCGGCTGCGCTGTCAACAGTTTTCACCATATCGGAAGGAGGTTTTTTGTCTTTTGAAGGCCACTCCGTCCACTTGTTGATGGAGGAGTTGTTTTTTAGTACCTATTCCTGGGCGGTGGTTCTGCTAGCCATTTCAAGCGTTCTATTTATAAGTTCTTCTTTCCTTACTTATTACGCGGCGCGTGCTGAAGATCGAAAGGCGCTGGAATGGCTTCGCCGGTTTGCACTCTGGGGAGGCATTCCGACCATCATCTCCAGCTTATTTACGTTTATGGCGTTGCGAAATCATAACCGAGACCATTTCCTAAACACATTGGATGTGTGGTGGATGTTTGGCTTGTCTTTTATTTGTTTTGCGATTGCGGTGTGGTTCATCTGGCGCAGGCATCGATATGGATGGGCGTTTATCTTGGTTATGGCCCAGTTCGCCTTTGCCTTTTTCGGTTACGGACAGTCACATCTCCCGTATCTTCTCTATCCCATCTTGACATTAACCGGCGGCGTGACCAATCCAGTGATGGGGCGTGCACTGGTTGCAGCATTCACGGCGGGGCTGCTGTTGTTGATACCGGCATTGATATTGCTGTTACGCTTGTTTTTATTCAATGCAGACTATGTAAAGGGGAAAATAAGATGA